The following proteins are co-located in the Cutaneotrichosporon cavernicola HIS019 DNA, chromosome: 3 genome:
- a CDS encoding uncharacterized protein (Glycosyltransferase family 28 N-terminal domain), with amino-acid sequence MSALKKLSANLCPRGSGSLPDSGSDPATTPSATESPTSPAASIATSSTSGKAYKRLQRLTQCPTKKYSPIRKPSVSDDSFEALAGTASACQLFCMFEAIATGCARGKVHLPDDEDEDDITVDIQVDNDDEGSEVQQGIALGEGPPDEFHDAISCAPDDKERVETPNHVADWLRAEREDAGAKLTALSMNTLNLPYADSGSRPGALRRPSYRPNHLYETDDESISTAPTSETPTSSTEPSTPTTMTSAPDKEVEINRFSRNEYNEAEKLQAIVDEFGDIADKMVDADGVSEPEHILAESQGTLFKGVMMIGNLHLTTHRLLFHALLPPDSAFMASNVSDPMDVSGAHSNIIRAGPVTVHHSSIYKPKQRVWMELSPEMITTYPAGDEKSRVRPIFSILLSTVLRLGPLDDNHPTDFVFVYDSTNGERTTHFSVDNEESAITWRRYFESALFRYSRQRFRDSHRDSLQGVMGPLDVPTPDGWSMIRCCVPLDLATVRGVSKYHSFATLVRLSVRLDDNTHVTLLPIEDPVGNGVGFGKSNDTPGDFEVPRRAVTEERISRRSRFLPSLSRSRDSSRERGTPEKRNSGQFSSPLRAETVSTSTTASDEPFGPGVTRASTYLSATPPSRLDSAPLHVEEETNMFDFVLGVLNEQAWFVQVVEPAIEAAHLRRYKPGVTPAKFTIDVGGYDCLAKDDDIEAHRDRRNSGGSSEGSSMPDEDEEAGRPFALIEARKQEKALMAARVFGLREDEGIWLKRCYIGKIKPVRGHIILSPRYVCFWRRANLGADIKYRFAVRDVKGADAVPSARIRMYALELHIQGAGDLHFEFWKKESRDLVVERINELVRQPTPPGNGADTPKSADLPPENASASSASEPSSGFPVTEGLQNPIQMWQQVRGMQLEDKDFDVNPELVADGKVGTLTNAARVLAPPPDILLYPKAVSDEELSYMPFVANRPWHDRTGWNIRLTPRRFTMLTIGSRGDVQPYIALALRLMEDGHKCVIVTHDEFKTWIESYGIEHRQAGGDPTALMKLSTDYAMFSPGFFKEALGGFRSWLDALLVDSWEACQDADVLIESPSAMAGVHIAEGLAKKHGKPVPYFRAFTMPWTRTSAYPHAFMVPQIEMGPSFNYSTYVLFDNIMWRASSGQINRWRKKYLNLKSTDQEHMSINKVPFLYNFSPAVVPKPLDWDDAISITGYWNLENSDMDWSPPASLDAFMAQARADGKPLVYIGFGSIIVPDPAAVTKSIVKGVEKAGVRAIIAKGWSARDAKADVDDEPLPPSCYSVDKVPHGWLFPKIDAAMHHGGAGTTGASLRAGIPTLIKPWFGDQHFWARRVTNLGVGAKVSSLRSDDIADAFTKTSNRIMIEKAARIGERIRGESGVDAAVQAIHYNIIRAARDRRRLRKQDNAHAGTRTPVVPPKRGMSMPVGGAPG; translated from the exons ATGtcggcgctcaagaagctGTCCGCAAACCTGTGCCCCCGCGGCTCCGGCTCGCTCCCTGACTCCGGGTCCGATCCTGCGACCACGCCTTCGGCCACCGAGTCACCTACATCCCCGGCGGCCAGCATCGCCACCTCATCCACCAGTGGAAAGGCCTACAAGCGCCTGCAACGACTCACCCAATGCCCCACCAAGAAGTATTCACCCATCCGCAAACCCTCCGTCTCCGACGACTCTTTTGAAGCACTTGCTGGCACCGCGTCGGCCTGCCAGCTGTTTTGTATGTTTGAGGCTATTGCTACGGGATGTGCGCGTGGCAAGGTCCATCTCccagatgacgaggacgaggacgacatcaCCGTCGACATCCAAGTCGACAACGACGATGAAGGGTCTGAAGTGCAGCAAGGGATTGCGTTGGGCGAGGGTCCTCCTGACGAGTTCCACGACGCCATTTCGTGCGCTCCAGACGACAAGGAGAGAGTGGAGACACCGAACCACGTCGCCGACTGGCTTCGGGCTGAGAGAGAGGACGCCGGCGCAAAGTTGACCGCGCTGTCAATGAACACTCTCAATTTGCCTTATGCCGACTCGGGCTCGCGGCCCGGCGCCCTTAGACGCCCATCGTACCGTCCCAACCACCTGTACGAGACGGACGATGAGAGTATCAGCACAGCTCCCACAAGCGAGACGCCAACAAGCTCGACTGAGCCGTCCACACCCACAACCATGACCTCTGCGCCCGATAAGGAGGTCGAGATTAACCGGTTCAGCCGGAACGAGTAcaacgaggccgagaagctgcaggccatcgtcgacgagttcgGCGACATTGCCGATAAGatggtcgacgccgacggcgtcaGTGAGCCCGAGCACATCCTGGCTGAAAGCCAGGGCACCCTCTTCAAGGGCGTCATGATGATCGGCAACCTGCacctcaccacccaccGGCTTCTCTTCCACGCACTGCTTCCGCCAGACTCGGCATTCATGGCCTCGAACGTGTCAGACCCGATGGACGTCAGCGGCGCGCACTCCAACATCATCCGCGCAGGCCCTGTCACCGTCCACCACTCGAGCATCTACAAGCCCAAGCAGCGAGTGTGGATGGAGCTCTCACCGGAGATGATCACGACCTACCCGGCAGGCGATGAGAAGAGCCGTGTGCGCCCGATCTTTTCAATTCTCC TCTCGACGGTGCTGCGCCTGGGtccgctcgacgacaatcACCCCACCGACTTTGTCTTCGTGTACGACTCGACCAACGGCGAGCGTACAACCCACTTCAGCGTTGACAACGAAGAGAGCGCCATCACATGGCGCCGCTACTTTGAGAGCGCGCTGTTCCGGTACTCGCGCCAGCGTTTCCGTGATTCACACCGCGACTCGCTGCAGGGCGTCATGGGTCCGCTGGATGTGCCAACTCCCGACGGCTGGAGCATGATCCGCTGCTGCGTGCCACTCGACCTGGCGACCGTCCGCGGCGTGAGCAAATACCACTCGTTCGCGACCCTCGTCAGACTCAGCGTGCGCCTCGATGACAACACGCACGTTACGCTGCTTCCCATCGAGGACCCGGTTGGCAACGGTGTCGGATTTGGCAAGTCCAACGACACGCCAGGCGATTTCGAGgttcctcgccgcgcagtGACGGAGGAGAGAATAtcgcgccgctcccgctTTCTTCCCTCCCTGTCGCGGTCGAGAGactcgtcgcgcgagaGGGGCACCCCGGAGAAGCGCAACTCGGGCCAGTTCTCGTCTCccctccgcgccgagaccgtctcaacctccaccactgCTTCAGACGAGCCGTTCGGCCCTGGCGTCACGCGTGCCAGTACGTACCTaagcgcgacgccgccgtcgcgcctCGACTCTGCACCCTTGcatgtcgaggaagagacCAACATGTTTGACTTTGTCCTTGGCGTGCTCAACGAGCAAGCGTGGTTTGtgcaggtcgtcgagccgGCCATCGAGGCTGCCCACCTGCGACGATACAAGCCTGGCGTGACGCCGGCCAAGTTCACCATCGACGTTGGCGGGTATGACTGCctggccaaggacgacgacattgagGCGCACCGTGACCGGCGCAACTCTGGAGGTTCGTCCGAGGGTAGCAGCATGccagacgaggacgaggaggctggaCGTCCTTTCGCCCTCATCGAAGCTCGCAAGCAAGAGAAGGCTCTCATGGCCGCAAGAGTCTTTGGCCTCagggaggacgagggtaTCTGGCTCAAACGCTGCTACATCGGCAAGATCAAGCCCGTTCGCGGTCACATCATCCTTTCCCCACGGTACGTTTGTTTCTGGCGGCgtgccaacctcggcgcggaCATCAAGTACCGCTTCGCTGTGCGGGATGTCAAGGgtgccgacgccgtcccGTCGGCTCGTATCCGCATgtacgcgctcgagctACACATCCAAGGAGCAGGTGACTTGCATTTCGAGTTTTGGAAGAAGGAGTCTCGCGatcttgtcgtcgagcgcatcaacgagctcgtgcgTCAGCCGACCCCGCCTGGAAATGGTGCCGATACACCCAAGTCTGCCGACCTCCCCCCCGAAAACGCGTCTGCCTCGTCCGCATCTGAGCCATCATCGGGGTTCCCGGTCACTGAGGGGCTGCAGAACCCTATCCAGATGTGGCAGCAGGTACGGGGGatgcagctcgaggacaaggactTTGACGTCAACCcagagctcgtcgccgatgGCAAGGTCGGTACACTCACGAACGCAGCGCGGGTACTCGCCCCACCACCCGACATCCTGCTGTACCCAAAGGCggtgagcgacgaggagctgagCTACATGCCGTTCGTCGCCAACCGGCCCTGGCACGACCGCACGGGATGGAACATTCGCCtgacgccgcggcggtTCACGATGCTCACCATCGGAAGCCGTGGCGATGTACAGCCGTACATTGCCCTCGCTCTGCGTCTGATGGAGGACGGACACAAGTGTGTGATTGTCACGCACGACGAGTTCAAGACCTGGATCGAGAGCTACGGTATCGAACACAGGCAGGCTGGTGGCGACCCTACGGCGCTCATGAAGCTGAGCACGGACTACGCCATGTTCTCACCGGGCTTCTTCAAGGAGGCTCTAGGCGGCTTCCGAAGCTGGCTCGATGCGCTCCTCGTTGACAGCTGGGAGGCGTGTCAGGACGCCGATGTACTCATCGAGAGTCCGTCCGCCATGGCCGGCGTGCACATTGCCGAGGGGCTGGCCAAGAAGCACGGCAAGCCCGTGCCCTACTTCCGTGCATTCACCATGCCGTGGACGCGCACGAGCGCGTACCCGCATGCGTTCATGGTGCCGCAGATTGAAATGGGCCCGAGCTTCAACTACAGCACTTACGTGCTGTTCGACAATATCATGTGGCGCGCGAGTTCGGGTCAGATCAACCGCTGGCGCAAGAAGtacctcaacctcaagaGTACCGACCAGGAGCACATGAGTATCAACAAGGTGCCGTTCTTGTACAACTTTTCGCCGGCCGTCGTGCCCAAGCCTCTGGACTGGGACGACGCTATCTCGATCACGGGATACTGGAACCTCGAGAACAGCGACATGGACTGGTCGCCTCCGGCGTCACTCGACGCGTTCATGGCGCAGGCACGGGCTGACGGTAAACCGCTTGTCTATATCGGGTTCGGGAGTATCATCGTTCCCGACCCGGCAGCGGTGACGAAGAGTATCGTCAAGGGCGTGGAGAAGGCTGGTGTCCGCGCGATCATCGCGAAAGGATGGagtgcgcgcgacgcgaaagccgacgtcgacgacgagccccttcccccttcaTGCTACAgcgtcgacaaggtccCGCACGGCTGGCTCTTCCCGAAGATCGACGCGGCGATGCAccatggcggcgcgggcacCACGGGTGCAAGTCTACGCGCAGGCATCCCCACCCTCATTAAGCCGTGGTTTGGCGACCAGCACTTCTGGGCTCGACGGGTGACCAACCTCGGGGTTGGGGCCAAGGTATCGTCTCTGCGCAGCGACGATATCGCCGACGCCTTCACCAAGACGAGTAACCGGATCATGATTGAGAAGGCTGCGCGGATCGGAGAGCGGATCCGGGGGGAGAGCGGCGTGGATGCTGCCGTACAGGCTATCCACTATAATATTATtcgggcggcgcgggaTAGGCGGAGACTCCGAAAGCAGGATAACGCGCATGCTGGTACCCGGACGCCTGTCGTCCCTCCCAAGCGCGGGATGTCTATGCCGGTGGGAGGAGCGCCTGGGTAG